The DNA region TACCTTCTGCAAAAGCGTACAAGAAAAAGTACTTGTTGCTATATATTTATAGTTTTTCTTAATTAAATTTGTTCATAGATTAGCCACCAACGCATTGGTGTTGCATCAGGTCACACCAAAATTTTAAACTGTTTGCAAATTCATCATCTCTGCTGACAAAGGATGAAGAATTCCCCAGAACGATCAGCAAGTCCTGTACTGTGTGCAATACCGCCACCGTGCGGTCGAATGGAAGAACGCACCCCTGCGCCATTACTCACGAACAGAGACAGGCCTGCTTcaaatacttttattaaatataaaacactCTTGTGCAGTGCAGTAATGCTAAAAATATTTGGAAAATGACAAGGTTACAGTGCTCGATTTATCAATGTGCACATAAATAACTTTTTAATCTTGCATGTCATACAGTTGAAAAACAAGACGGATAAATAAAACCTTGTATccatcctttttaaaatatccaCAGGAAGAAAAATGATTAATCTACTTAATTAAATGCACAGTGCAGCAGTCAAATACAGGGAGAAGCACATTTGTTAAATTGACAAGCGCAGGCttttacttattttttttttcttctacaaGTTTGAGCCTCAGGTGAAAACAGAAGAAGCCAAGCATGTGACAGTGGTTGCACCAGTGAATCCTGATATTGCCGTTTTTATAATATTAGATCACTGAAAACGGGACACATTAAGGTCCATAAACTGAGGAAATGAATCAAAGAaattaaatgtgttattaaCCGGCTCCGACGACGTATAAAAACAGCTATAAATAGGAAAATAAATACTCTCACTATGCCGCTTTAATGTAGTGTGGTCTGGCACCGGCACTGCTGCTGTTAAACCTTTTTGTACTTGATAAACGTGACAGACGTATTGTCTAGTGTTGTTATtcataaaaatacaaatattcCCGCTGCAGGCTCGAAGCTATTCTTTGGTTCAACAATACTGAAAAGACCGACCGATCAgacaaaaacactgttttagAACATTCCAGAGGGGGAGTTTGGGTacctgtgaatgtgtgttttctacCTGTGACGTCTGCTCTGTAcctgtgtctgtctgacagACTTACAGACAGCAAGGAGGACACTGCCTGACCTGGAAATGCTCATTTGTCCATCAGGCGCGCAGCACTAACTTTCCCTCTCAGTTCAAAACAAACCGAAACATTCATCTGTGGAACAATAACCGGGCATGTCAAGTACGACCGGCGTGTCTCCGTGACAACAGAACAGACGCAAGGTCCAAGAATGTTATTATATGGTTGAAGGCAATTATTTTTTATAGGCTAAGCAAAGTAATCTGAGTATCTGATCCATAAACGTCCCTTCTCAATCATCCAGTCTATCCATGCACGTATCATCAAATTAGGAGGAGACGTGTGAGCCGGCGACTTATTAAAAGCTGCGACAATGAGATGTAAAGTCCGTCTGCTGAAGGACAACCTGTGCTGAAACCCCCAAGCTCACAAACAGCCGCTGACAGCATCGATCAAACGAGGGCATCTGCAGGAGGAACCCTCCTTGTGTTGGAAATTAGGAGGTGGCTGTTCCCCTGACGAACCCTGGCCTGAAATTTTCGTTAAAGGCTTTAGTTactgcagcacagagcaggAGCTGCTTCTGGTTTTCAACAGTAAACCAGACAGTTTCACTTCCTTGTTTGGGTACGTCCCTTAAATAGAGACAAGAGAACAGGTCACCCTCTTTGTCACCACTTTCGGCCCGTTCAGTAGAAGCAGGGTGAACTTTGTGAGGCCACATACGGTGCTGACAAACCCCGAACCGGCGTCTGATCCTTCTGACTGCTCTGCTCCATTCTGCTATGGGAATTATTAATGTAGCCCTGACAGAACCTGGTCCCATACGCGCCGAGTCTTTCGGTCCAGTCCGCTGCTCGCAGGCTGATTTTAAGGCTGCCAGGGCTTCCTGTCCTTGCCTTTCTGATCGGGAATGTGTTTGTAGTGGCAGTTGTCCCCAAAATGGCAGCCGGTTGTTCTCCAGAAGTAACACTCATCTCCATTCACCGGGCCACGCCGCCGTGGtctgaagacagaaaaggatgCAGGATGTCAAAGCACCGTCCTACTGCAGCAATGCTGAATGTCTCGGTTCTTACCCGGCGGCGAGCCCAGCCTGCTGCGTGACGGGGAGACAGGTCTTCAGAGGGACAGGGATGACCCTCTGGGGGCGCCGGTCGGGATACCGCACAACTAAACGTGTGTTCTTAATACAATAACCCTGTGAAACACAATTAAGACTAATTTCTCGGGTGTTTGTGGATCCCCAGTAACGGGTCAAAAACATGTTCGGGTTGCCTCAGGACTTATTGGGCGAGAGAAAAGGCAGGATTCTTAGAGAAAATTGGGACTTACGTTCAGTTTCTCCATAGCGTGAGCAGCTGCGTCGGCACTCTTGAAGTTGACAAAAGCGCAGAACCTCTCGTGCAGCACGCGGATGCTCTCAATGTCCCCACACCTGCGACGCAAGCCGAACCACTCAGAAGATGCCTCAATAAGAACCTTCTTTTGCTAAGAGCAGCGACAGCTATTTGATACTGCATCGGGGTCATACGCTTTAAAAAGGTCCCAGAGGTGTTTCTCTGTCAGCTCCGTCGTCACATTTCCCACCCACAAAGATCTGCAGGGGCTCCTGAAAACAACCAAAGCATtagcaaaacaaataaacaacccCGGAACGTTCAGGGGAAACGTATGAGGTCAATCCCACCTACCCAGGTTGCACAAGGGACTGATCTTGACCCCCAGCTGCAAGACAAAAAGGACCTCTTGTGACAGTGTTAATAGAGAATGCAGATGCTTCGCTCTCGAAGTGGAGAATGTGTGACCTCACCCCTGCCAACATCCGCATACGCTGCCAGAACTGCCGGCACAGTTGAAtacttctccagcagcagcagactttGCCCTTCTTCAAAATGCAGCTCCTtatcaaagaacacacacacacacacatccgtggCAGGTTCCAGCAAAGTCATTAAAGCTTGATAGAAAGTAAACGGGGCTACTTTAATACGGCGTTTGTTCTGAAACTGGAAAGACGAGATAAAGCCGCTCTAAATAGCGTTCAGAGGAAGCAAATCTAACAGGAAATAACTTTGCCGCTCCGCTTGTGAATGAACTCACCATCAGCTGCAGCACTTTGCAGTTCAGGAGATCCATGGCGGCCTCCTCGCAGTCCGTGTCCAGTTTCAGGACCTGCTCCATGGCCCGCTCCGCCTCGCTGTACCGCTGAGCCACACAAACGAGATCTTTTCGCTCCGTTCTGCGGCGAAAACTCTTCTGTTGCCGCGGGAGGTTTCACTCACCCTCAGGCCCATGAGAGCCCTGCCCTGGCGAAAGTGTCCCTTGGGCCAGTCTGGGTCCAGCTGAATGGCCCGCTCGGCGTCCGTCAGGGCCTCGGGGTACTGCTCCAGGCAGTAGTAGCAATAAGACCGGTTCCCAAAGATCCTACAAAACAAGATGCAAAAGGAGCCGTGCGATTCCTCCACAAGTCACGTGCGACCGGTCAGTGATCTACCTGTAATCCTTCGGGTCACATCTGATTGCTTCTGTAAACAAAGCCACGGCCTCCGCGTACTGCCCTTGCTGCACCAGCTTTATCCCTTTTTCTAGTTGGGAGAAAATCAAAACCGTGTCGGTAACTTATCCCACGGGGACACGAAACCTCAGGCTGGCCACAGATCTGCATAACAAGATTCTTCCGCCCATGCTTGAGGAACCGCTCTTTTCCCTCAACAACATGTTTCTCCTCCATTGGGCGACTTGTATGGCTGATCACTTGCATTTCTACCAACCGCTGCATTGCTCACCAGTCAGAGATTCACTCTTTTTCCATTCAGTCCCATTTGTCTGTAAAAACACAGTAGATAGTAGTGAGATAGAGACGTGGCTGTTATGCTGCTGAACATGAGGACACCGGTGGGGTGTCTATGATTGGCtgctgcacacaaaaacacacaccaggtcCAATGTTCAGTTCCCCAGTCGGGAGGCTGTGCTATACGCTCTTATCATACAGGGTCAATGCTCGTCCACTCACCTCTCTTTTGGACTCGT from Takifugu rubripes chromosome 4, fTakRub1.2, whole genome shotgun sequence includes:
- the LOC101078680 gene encoding stress-induced-phosphoprotein 1 — translated: MVALMKYTRHICRLLGLGNGPSVQQQQQEDQMDYGAATPDPSGHTALSKDAIKEEEELSEEEKARRRAERRKAKKKRRRKRKKPEQVVLNESGEGDEDEGAGADSELDESESEAEVGAENLKTTPGTYSYVSTADMAPSGIGECQKTRIKSSEEDPEWDKSSAFFANAASHIRPKGSSRRSKENKENESKRETNGTEWKKSESLTEKGIKLVQQGQYAEAVALFTEAIRCDPKDYRIFGNRSYCYYCLEQYPEALTDAERAIQLDPDWPKGHFRQGRALMGLRRYSEAERAMEQVLKLDTDCEEAAMDLLNCKVLQLMELHFEEGQSLLLLEKYSTVPAVLAAYADVGRAGGQDQSLVQPGSPCRSLWVGNVTTELTEKHLWDLFKACGDIESIRVLHERFCAFVNFKSADAAAHAMEKLNGYCIKNTRLVVRYPDRRPQRVIPVPLKTCLPVTQQAGLAAGPRRRGPVNGDECYFWRTTGCHFGDNCHYKHIPDQKGKDRKPWQP